A part of Thalassophryne amazonica chromosome 3, fThaAma1.1, whole genome shotgun sequence genomic DNA contains:
- the tomm6 gene encoding mitochondrial import receptor subunit TOM6 homolog: MSGANIKKGSSARSGITDWISSACRFVTDRNDFRRNLLVNVGLFAAGVWVARNLSDFDLMSPQPVT, from the exons ATGAGCGGAGCAAACATCAAAAAGGGATCTTCGGCTCGGTCCGGTATTACTGACTGGATTAGTTCAGCGTGTCGCTTTGTAACAGACAGAAACGACTTCAGAAG GAATCTTCTGGTCAATGTGGGCCTTTTTGCAGCTGGTGTTTGGGTTGCCAGAAATCTGTCTGATTTTGACCTAATGTCTCCTCAGCCTGTGACATAA